DNA from Polaribacter sp. NJDZ03:
TTTCTACTTGGGCTGCATTCGGATATCCGTTTTGCCATTGATCAATATGTAAGGATGCTAAGAGTTCTCTGGCGTCATCTATAATTGTCATTATTGCAGGAATATCTTCAATATTAGAAAGTCTTATTTTCATAAAAAAAATATAATAATATAGGGTTTTGTCAGATCGAGCGCAGTTGAGATCTTGTTTTTAATAATTAAAAATTCTCGATTACGCTCGAATAGACAATTAAATCATTTTAAAATCTAACAACAACTCTCCGTTTACAGAACATTGCAATTGATCTCCTTTAAAAATTTCTCCTTTTCCTAAAGCAGGAGTTCCTGTAAAAATTAAATCTCCAGGTTGTAAGGTCATATATTTAGAAATAAACACAATAATATCAGCAAAATCATGAATCATATAGGCTGTATTACTTTTTTGTTTTTCTTCTCCGTTTATTTTTAAATCGAAATCAATATCACCTAAATTATAATTAGAAACCGGTTTAAAACTAGAAATAGGAGCAGCACCATCAAAACCTTTTGCAAAATCCCAAGGATGTTTCGTTTCTCTTGCGTCTTTTAAAAGGTCTGTTGCAGTATAATCGATACCTACGGCAATTTCTGAAATATAAGAGTTTGCAGTTTCTTTAG
Protein-coding regions in this window:
- a CDS encoding fumarylacetoacetate hydrolase family protein produces the protein MKILGIGSNYVTDLKDISEKKNAKKFIFSKPESSLAVNCDVEYPSSITNELIYEIELVVKIGKEGKNISKETANSYISEIAVGIDYTATDLLKDARETKHPWDFAKGFDGAAPISSFKPVSNYNLGDIDFDLKINGEEKQKSNTAYMIHDFADIIVFISKYMTLQPGDLIFTGTPALGKGEIFKGDQLQCSVNGELLLDFKMI